Proteins found in one Crassostrea angulata isolate pt1a10 chromosome 3, ASM2561291v2, whole genome shotgun sequence genomic segment:
- the LOC128177625 gene encoding uncharacterized protein LOC128177625, which yields MPRPKRQLKRAAARDTQDPGQARRPGRRRAQRQQTNNNEQDVQAQLAPPKPQAVQLPQAAPQHQVALLQQAAPPQQAQDQAGPVRVWIVGSSIIKRAAMSAVSRQGGLNLNLENTSVLWQGYSGMKLQDLNTRLSTLLRLEDRPEFLIIHCGANNVGQKTTEELLVLLSTTLPRICDMFPTTTIVWSSALPRLAWRFSDNVKAMNEIRGRMNREAIKFVTSRGGHYIKYPQFSPKPPTLFDPDGVHLSQLGNDILLNTIKGALQDLLNCGGVGLPD from the exons ATGCCAAGGCCGAAGAGACAACTTAAACGGGCGGCTGCCCGTGATACTCAAGACCCAGGACAAGCACGCAGGCCAGGCCGGCGCAGGGCTCAACGCCAACAGACCAACAATAACGAACAAGATGTCCAGGCTCAACTTGCACCCCCTAAGCCCCAGGCAGTCCAACTACCCCAGGCAGCCCCACAGCATCAGGTGGCACTGTTACAACAGGCAGCCCCACCACAGCAAGCCCAGGATCAGGCGG GTCCTGTCAGAGTTTGGATTGTCGGATCTTCTATCATCAAACGAGCAGCTATGAGTGCAGTATCAAGACAGGGGGGGCTTAATCTTAATCTCGAGAATACTTCAGTCTTATGGCAGGGATATAGTGGCATGAAGCTACAAGACCTTAATACTAGGCTATCAACGTTGCTAAGGTTAGAAGATCGTCCTGAGTTTCTCATCATTCATTGCGGAGCAAACAATGTTGGCCAGAAAACCACTGAAGAGCTGCTGGTGCTCCTTTCCACAACCTTGCCACGAATTTGTGACATGTTCCCTACCACAACGATAGTTTGGTCCTCTGCCCTGCCTAGATTAGCTTGGCGCTTTTCAGACAATGTTAAAGCAATGAATGAAATAAGGGGTCGAATGAATAGAGAAGCGATAAAATTTGTAACATCCAGGGGCGGTCATTACATCAAATACCCTCAGTTTTCCCCCAAACCACCTACGTTGTTTGACCCTGATGGAGTTCACCTGTCCCAGCTGGGTAATGATATCCTTTTAAATACCATTAAAGGTGCGTTGCAAGATTTATTAAATTGTGGCGGTGTTGGCCTTCCGGACTAA